A segment of the Babesia microti strain RI chromosome II, complete genome genome:
CCTACCCCATCCATCCAATGCTTATCTACGTGTATGTTGTTTTACACATATGTGCACAACTGTTATTTTTCTTTCCGAAGCACACAATATCCATTGGGTACAATGGTTTCCACGAGAGTAAAATTACTACTAATATAAATAGAGCTTCACATTTGTTAAAAGACCCGGAATATCCAGattttacatattcacCTGATACACATAACATTTATCGCAATTTTTGGTACCCTAGTGGAATTTTTTTACATAAACCTGGTGAAGAAGGCAAAGATGACTATGTTGGTGCTTATGACTCTGATGATTTCAATGGTACAACGCATAAAAACCACAACAGCGATGCGATAGATAAGGGTGATAATATCGGCGTCGATGACAATGCtgttaataataaatttaagcCAAATACTGAcgatattattgataacaAAGAATTGAGTGATGTGCATACACAGACCATTAATCCAGGTTAgtcataattatatttaaatttacatttaaacatatttcattttataCTTAAACAAGTTATTTAGCACGTAAATATGctaaatttccaaatacATTAATATAGCTAAAGGAatcacaattaataatagtatCGAGGGAAAACGAAAGTATGACGATAGTTTTAACGACGTAAAACAAGCAATCTATTCCCTGTACGGAAGAGCTAAGGACAAGGGGATTGAAATAGACAATATTCCCGAGTTAAACACCAAGGAAGACATATTTAAGGCGCTGGACAAGTTAAGCATGTTACTTGAAAGCTACACATATAACTTGAAGTCATTGGATACAGGTATTAATCAGCAATTTGATAACAAATCGGAGTATGCAGATAGTACACTAGTGGATACGTCAGGTCAATTTTTGCAGTTATCAAGATCACAATCTCCTGCGTCCAAAACAATATCGAATCAACCACCACCTCACTCAATTGATAAACTAAGATCATTTTTGGACGAATTTATGGAAACATTAAATGAAGTGTAAGGCTCAACTCATGTAGAGTTAGCAAAAATACAGGAATTGTTGATTTGCTGGGCCAAACACATAAATTTCCCATTGGAAATACCACTTAGCTCACAATCTACATTCactaaatttatgaattaGCTTATGTCCAATTTAGTTCATTTGGGTTTAGTATATTTGTGTTTTggaataaaaattacaaaatacaatGTTATTTGCGTCTTGCTATGTTAATGAGGGACATCTTCTTCTGAGAGGAAGTATTAGATACGGGCATAGATGCCACTGAACCCGTAGTGAGCGAAGGTTCATAACCAATGTTACCCTCAATCATCTTCTGttttatttcatcaatCAATCTCTGTTGATTGGGTAAGGAGGCTATGGGTTGAGCCAAAATGTTCTTGGCCATTTCAGTCA
Coding sequences within it:
- a CDS encoding hypothetical protein (overlaps_old_locusTagID:BBM_II00155;~overlaps_old_locusTagID:BBM_II00160) encodes the protein MLIYVYVVLHICAQLLFFFPKHTISIGYNGFHESKITTNINRASHLLKDPEYPDFTYSPDTHNIYRNFWYPSGIFLHKPGEEGKDDYVGAYDSDDFNGTTHKNHNSDAIDKGDNIGVDDNAVNNKFKPNTDDIIDNKELSDVHTQTINPAKGITINNSIEGKRKYDDSFNDVKQAIYSLYGRAKDKGIEIDNIPELNTKEDIFKALDKLSMLLESYTYNLKSLDTGINQQFDNKSEYADSTLVDTSGQFLQLSRSQSPASKTISNQPPPHSIDKLRSFLDEFMETLNEVVSKNTGIVDLLGQTHKFPIGNTT